Proteins encoded within one genomic window of Phototrophicus methaneseepsis:
- a CDS encoding PrsW family glutamic-type intramembrane protease, with the protein MTYAPPPLIAPPKEEEVHPYRRVWRSLTQETAILAIVCTAVFILFQYLPIRIPAIAEPILNYGLAFLPLALWIILARFPETRVPLPRTGLNTTVVLSALLAAAVGIPVVNTVIQPANWLSVESAPVRVIGYMLTAGIVQEFIKFLVVRFVAGGRFFRIREDSVAFNMAAAVGYITVLNLAYVVNNAASPDFVALRVLHHVAMNTAGSLIISYGFAQTWFANVSPFMLPFTLVIASFVNGLIIPLRSGFMNASLGISGASAQPLFGLGFSLGVLLAAVAIISFFYRVAAEQERIARQTRGNL; encoded by the coding sequence ATGACCTATGCCCCACCCCCGCTGATCGCACCGCCTAAAGAAGAGGAAGTTCATCCTTATCGGCGAGTCTGGCGCAGCTTAACACAAGAAACAGCGATTTTAGCAATTGTATGTACAGCCGTGTTCATCCTCTTCCAGTATCTACCCATCCGTATACCCGCTATTGCGGAACCGATACTGAATTATGGACTCGCATTCCTGCCACTGGCTTTGTGGATCATCCTGGCTCGTTTTCCAGAGACGAGGGTGCCCTTACCACGAACTGGTTTGAATACGACAGTGGTGCTCTCAGCCTTGCTTGCTGCCGCGGTTGGTATTCCTGTTGTCAATACGGTGATACAGCCCGCCAACTGGTTATCTGTAGAGTCGGCCCCCGTGCGTGTAATTGGCTATATGTTGACGGCAGGCATCGTTCAGGAATTCATCAAGTTCCTGGTCGTCCGTTTTGTAGCAGGTGGACGATTCTTCCGAATCCGCGAAGATAGTGTGGCGTTTAATATGGCGGCGGCTGTTGGTTATATCACAGTGTTGAACCTGGCCTACGTGGTCAATAATGCAGCTTCGCCTGATTTCGTCGCACTACGCGTTTTACATCACGTTGCAATGAATACAGCTGGCAGCCTGATCATCAGCTATGGCTTTGCCCAAACCTGGTTTGCCAATGTAAGCCCTTTCATGCTGCCGTTCACGCTGGTCATCGCCTCTTTTGTCAACGGGTTGATTATCCCGCTGCGTTCAGGCTTTATGAATGCATCACTGGGTATCAGTGGCGCTTCTGCACAGCCTTTGTTTGGCCTGGGGTTTAGCCTTGGGGTGTTGTTAGCAGCAGTCGCCATAATCTCATTCTTTTATAGAGTCGCGGCTGAACAAGAACGAATTGCTCGGCAAACGAGGGGTAATTTATGA
- a CDS encoding TlyA family RNA methyltransferase, whose amino-acid sequence MAKKQRLDILVHERGMAPSRAKAQALIMAGDVFVNGERVDKAGTRFADDVEIFVKAQPPYVSRGGEKLAGALEAFSFDVSEMVAADVGASTGGFTDCLLQKNAKKVYAIDVGYGQLAHKLRIDERVIVMERTNARYLDALPEQIDLAVIDASFISLKLLLPKVKLWMKPQAHVIALIKPQFEAGKSQVGKGGVVKDQDVHAQILRDILHTSIEEGFQVAGLTISPIKGLKEGNTEFLTWLTWGNEPTDFDLDQAIMTVLEMDI is encoded by the coding sequence ATGGCGAAGAAACAACGATTAGATATTCTCGTTCATGAGCGCGGTATGGCACCAAGCCGCGCCAAAGCTCAAGCGCTTATCATGGCGGGAGATGTCTTTGTAAATGGAGAGCGCGTCGATAAAGCAGGCACTCGTTTTGCTGATGATGTAGAAATATTCGTCAAGGCACAGCCCCCTTATGTGAGCCGGGGCGGCGAGAAGTTAGCCGGTGCTCTGGAGGCTTTTTCATTTGATGTGAGCGAGATGGTCGCCGCTGATGTTGGCGCAAGTACCGGCGGCTTTACAGATTGCCTACTGCAAAAAAATGCAAAAAAAGTCTATGCAATTGACGTTGGCTATGGGCAGCTAGCACACAAATTGCGCATTGATGAACGCGTTATCGTTATGGAACGCACCAATGCCCGTTATCTGGATGCACTGCCGGAACAAATTGATCTCGCTGTGATTGACGCGTCGTTTATCTCCCTCAAACTTTTGCTGCCCAAAGTCAAATTATGGATGAAACCCCAAGCCCATGTTATTGCCTTAATCAAGCCGCAGTTTGAAGCTGGTAAATCGCAGGTCGGTAAAGGTGGCGTTGTCAAAGATCAAGACGTTCACGCTCAGATTTTGCGTGATATTCTGCATACCTCGATCGAAGAAGGTTTCCAGGTTGCTGGTCTAACAATCTCCCCTATCAAAGGGCTAAAAGAAGGCAATACGGAATTCCTTACATGGCTAACCTGGGGTAACGAGCCAACAGACTTTGATCTTGATCAAGCGATTATGACCGTGCTTGAAATGGATATATAA
- the mvk gene encoding mevalonate kinase codes for MTISASAPAKIILFGEHAVVYGEPAIAVPVTALQATADISPSDDGFKIIAYDLDDAIIRYNTYAEDQPLQRVLTLLQDVHHCDLPSVSIGVRSHIPMASGLGSGAAVTTAIARAVTQAMGKTLSLDALNRIVYEVETIHHGTPSGIDNTVIVYEQPIYFVREQPIEHLMIGQPFTLIVADTGETALTHIAVGDVRKLVTSEPEQYRPMIREIGKLTKLARQHLEAGEIKALGPLMDTNHAWLQQLTVSSPKLDQLVTAARAAGALGAKLSGGGRGGNMIALVQPEAAGDVMAALTSNGAVSVLQTMVN; via the coding sequence ATGACGATATCAGCTTCTGCCCCTGCGAAAATTATCCTCTTTGGTGAGCATGCTGTTGTTTATGGGGAGCCGGCTATCGCCGTCCCTGTCACTGCATTGCAGGCCACAGCGGATATATCACCATCCGACGATGGGTTTAAGATCATTGCGTATGATCTGGATGATGCCATTATTCGCTACAACACTTATGCTGAAGACCAACCCCTTCAACGCGTTCTCACCTTGTTACAAGATGTACATCACTGTGATCTACCGTCGGTAAGCATTGGCGTTCGCTCCCATATTCCTATGGCAAGCGGCTTAGGTAGCGGTGCTGCTGTGACGACGGCAATTGCACGAGCCGTCACACAGGCAATGGGTAAAACGCTTTCACTGGATGCTCTGAACCGTATTGTCTACGAAGTTGAGACAATCCATCATGGCACGCCGAGCGGCATAGATAACACGGTGATTGTGTATGAACAGCCTATCTATTTCGTTCGTGAGCAGCCCATTGAGCACTTGATGATTGGGCAGCCCTTTACCCTGATTGTCGCTGATACAGGTGAGACAGCGCTCACGCATATCGCTGTCGGGGACGTGCGCAAGTTGGTTACATCGGAACCCGAACAGTATCGCCCCATGATTCGTGAAATAGGCAAACTCACAAAATTAGCGCGCCAGCATCTGGAAGCTGGTGAAATCAAGGCGCTTGGCCCTCTAATGGATACCAATCATGCGTGGTTACAACAGCTCACTGTATCATCCCCAAAATTGGATCAACTGGTGACTGCGGCCAGAGCAGCGGGGGCCTTAGGTGCAAAACTAAGCGGTGGCGGTCGCGGCGGTAATATGATCGCTCTCGTTCAGCCTGAAGCCGCTGGTGATGTGATGGCAGCTCTGACTTCCAATGGCGCAGTTTCCGTATTACAGACGATGGTAAATTAG
- the mvaD gene encoding diphosphomevalonate decarboxylase translates to MKTATARAHPNIAFIKYWGNRNEVLRLPMNSTISMNLASVYTDTSVTWDENLDQDILEINGTIASEQARLRVSDHLERIRRRLGLAIHAHVSSSNNFPMGAGIASSAAAFAALTVAAVAAAEEELTERELTTIARIGSGSASRSVPSGFVEWFAAETHEDSYAESFASPDYWNLVDVIAVVSQAHKKTGSQAGHRTASTSDLQEARVAGAQARFDVCRQAIINQDFATLATVVEEDSNLMHAVMMTSRPPLFYWQPPTLAIMEAVREWRADGVEVCYTLDAGPNVHCICTSDSVDEVRNRLGTLSGILDTLVATPGGPATLI, encoded by the coding sequence ATGAAGACTGCTACGGCTCGTGCGCATCCAAACATCGCGTTCATTAAATATTGGGGGAACCGCAACGAAGTTTTGCGCTTACCTATGAATTCAACGATTAGTATGAATTTGGCGAGTGTCTATACAGATACCTCGGTGACCTGGGATGAGAATCTAGATCAGGATATATTGGAGATTAACGGGACAATTGCGAGCGAACAAGCTCGCCTGCGTGTCAGCGACCATCTCGAACGCATCCGGCGGCGTCTTGGTTTGGCTATTCACGCCCATGTGTCATCGTCAAACAACTTCCCGATGGGCGCAGGTATCGCTTCCTCAGCGGCAGCCTTTGCGGCGTTAACGGTTGCTGCGGTTGCAGCAGCCGAGGAAGAATTAACTGAAAGGGAGCTAACGACGATCGCGCGTATTGGCTCCGGGTCCGCTTCTCGCTCTGTGCCAAGTGGCTTTGTAGAATGGTTTGCTGCAGAGACGCATGAAGACAGCTACGCTGAATCCTTCGCAAGCCCAGATTATTGGAACCTTGTTGATGTGATTGCGGTTGTGAGCCAAGCACATAAGAAAACGGGTTCTCAGGCGGGGCATCGCACAGCTTCGACAAGCGATTTACAGGAAGCACGTGTCGCAGGCGCTCAAGCAAGGTTTGATGTATGTCGTCAGGCCATTATCAACCAAGATTTCGCCACATTAGCGACAGTTGTAGAAGAAGACAGTAATTTGATGCACGCTGTTATGATGACGAGCCGTCCGCCACTTTTCTATTGGCAGCCCCCAACACTTGCGATTATGGAAGCCGTGCGTGAATGGCGGGCTGATGGTGTTGAGGTGTGCTATACCCTGGATGCTGGCCCAAATGTACATTGTATCTGTACATCGGATAGCGTTGATGAGGTAAGAAATCGCCTGGGGACGCTATCTGGTATATTGGATACTCTGGTCGCCACACCAGGTGGCCCGGCAACCCTGATCTAG
- a CDS encoding isopentenyl phosphate kinase: protein MTKSITLIKLGGSLITDKNVQSSYKADVVARLAREMKAAQQAQPDLSLVIGHGSGSFGHFEAKKHNTIAGVHTPEEWYGFTRVAVAASQLSQYVAETLLDAELPVFRVQPSASVVSDEGVIQQMALHNIRTALTMGLIPLVHGDVALDITLGGTITSTETIFAYLARYLPVDRILLIGVESGVYDQTGSIIPHITSHNLEQHEAALGHSAGVDVTGGMYTKVMDMLALANVRDQLSVRIMSGTEPGLLTQTLLNKAEPGTLITG, encoded by the coding sequence ATGACGAAATCAATCACCCTCATCAAACTTGGCGGATCTCTCATCACAGATAAAAACGTTCAGTCCAGCTATAAGGCGGATGTCGTCGCTCGTCTGGCCCGCGAGATGAAAGCAGCACAGCAGGCACAGCCCGATCTCAGTCTGGTTATTGGGCACGGCAGCGGCTCTTTTGGGCATTTTGAAGCAAAGAAGCATAATACAATCGCAGGTGTACACACACCAGAAGAATGGTATGGGTTTACGCGAGTTGCGGTTGCTGCGTCACAACTAAGCCAATATGTTGCGGAAACATTGTTAGATGCTGAGCTACCCGTTTTCCGGGTACAGCCCAGTGCTTCTGTTGTCTCTGATGAAGGTGTCATCCAGCAAATGGCCCTGCATAACATTCGTACAGCGCTCACGATGGGCTTAATCCCCCTGGTTCATGGTGATGTTGCTCTGGATATTACGCTGGGCGGCACAATCACATCGACAGAGACTATCTTTGCCTATCTTGCGCGATATCTACCTGTTGATCGCATTTTATTAATTGGCGTGGAATCTGGCGTTTATGATCAAACGGGTTCAATCATCCCACACATTACTTCCCATAATCTGGAGCAGCATGAAGCCGCTTTAGGACATTCTGCTGGTGTTGATGTGACCGGGGGTATGTACACTAAAGTCATGGATATGCTGGCACTTGCTAATGTGCGAGATCAACTCAGTGTGCGCATTATGAGTGGTACCGAACCTGGGTTGCTCACACAAACCTTGCTTAACAAAGCAGAACCGGGCACCCTGATTACAGGATGA
- a CDS encoding ABC transporter permease: protein MLISRLTGALLTIWLAVTITFITLRILPGDPISAQAGEAGLTESEIALQRQLSGIDAPLPGQYVHYWLDVLSGNWGRSLYTGLTVREMISQQLGNTLWLAGYSTLLAVVLGISIGYTAVASTKIALRRLANAFIDLSLAIPVYWTGTLVVFMLATAIDGLRSQPWLPVMVLGFHTSGAIARVIQAQVHDVMQQPYIQVAVGKGLKAQRIQWVHVLRPTLAVILPVIVLQFGYLLSGTVITESIFQRSGMGTLLLRATLQQDYPVVQGVVLITAIAYVVLTLIADLASYYLDPRLRIASVTR from the coding sequence GTGCTCATCAGTCGTCTCACAGGTGCATTGCTCACAATCTGGCTGGCCGTCACAATCACATTTATTACTCTGAGGATTCTACCCGGAGATCCAATCTCTGCGCAGGCAGGGGAGGCTGGACTAACTGAGAGCGAAATCGCTTTACAGCGACAGCTTTCTGGTATTGATGCACCACTACCTGGGCAATATGTCCATTATTGGCTCGACGTGCTGAGTGGCAATTGGGGACGCTCACTTTATACAGGCCTAACTGTACGTGAGATGATCTCTCAACAGCTCGGCAATACGCTCTGGCTTGCTGGCTATAGTACGCTTCTCGCTGTTGTCCTTGGCATTTCCATTGGCTACACAGCGGTGGCCTCCACAAAAATAGCACTGCGCAGGCTTGCCAACGCGTTTATCGACCTGTCTCTTGCCATACCCGTTTATTGGACGGGCACGCTGGTTGTATTTATGTTGGCAACCGCTATTGATGGACTGCGCAGTCAGCCGTGGTTACCAGTAATGGTATTGGGATTCCACACAAGTGGCGCTATCGCCAGAGTTATACAAGCACAAGTGCATGATGTCATGCAGCAACCTTACATCCAGGTCGCTGTCGGGAAAGGGTTAAAAGCACAGAGGATTCAGTGGGTCCATGTTTTACGGCCTACATTAGCTGTTATTTTGCCCGTTATCGTCCTTCAATTTGGATACTTACTGAGTGGGACGGTCATCACTGAGAGTATCTTCCAGCGCAGTGGCATGGGGACGTTGTTATTACGCGCAACGCTCCAGCAGGACTATCCCGTTGTGCAGGGTGTCGTGCTCATCACAGCTATCGCCTACGTTGTGCTAACGTTGATAGCTGATCTCGCATCCTATTACTTGGACCCCAGGCTGAGAATAGCGAGCGTAACTCGATGA
- a CDS encoding ABC transporter substrate-binding protein gives MRKSAIATLVFVIFVVTGCGSTPVEDTPNRLIYGLTLQVSGIDPHINQSTELGIVLRQVYDTLVYRDPQTNEFVPGLAQSWDISEDGLIYTFHLRQDVTFHDGTPLDAESVRFNLDRVTYSETLSQRARGLLGPLAGYRVVDDYTIELQLSQPYQPLMDGLAQVYLGIASPAALATVNALPGGEEYNRLLYQYHQIGTGPFRFVEYIPGDHITIERYEDYAWGPSFYEMPEENAVDIIEYRFFEDPPTRSVALESGDADIMGELLPTDARGFANSDAVQLDPVAVPGQPLQFYMNTQVAPTDDLAVRQALLYATNRSGIIESVFQGFSPVAWGPVSANSLYYNAGVRGVYDYNPAQATQLLTSSGYADSDGDGILERDGEPLQITVIQPPWGHVPEVMQLLRDQWAAVGIQTVIEPVPGYTGLDEAVSEGNYNLVSFDTFGLEPSYLLDRFLGTSELNWTGYSDSNLDSALLQAVQSTDAEDRRIQYGTAQAIIMQQALILPIRDYVNLNAHRSQVSGLMFDPYGWFPLMNNVAIVPSE, from the coding sequence ATGCGCAAGTCGGCAATTGCAACCCTGGTTTTCGTGATATTCGTTGTGACTGGTTGTGGCAGCACCCCGGTAGAAGATACGCCAAATCGTCTGATATACGGGCTGACGCTCCAAGTCAGTGGTATTGATCCCCACATCAACCAATCGACTGAACTAGGGATTGTCTTACGCCAAGTATATGACACTTTAGTATACCGAGATCCGCAAACGAATGAATTTGTGCCTGGCTTAGCGCAAAGCTGGGATATCTCAGAAGATGGTCTGATTTACACGTTCCATCTGAGACAAGATGTAACATTCCACGATGGCACGCCATTAGATGCGGAATCCGTTCGCTTTAATCTGGATCGTGTTACATACTCAGAAACGCTGTCTCAACGTGCTCGTGGGCTGTTAGGCCCGTTGGCTGGGTACCGCGTCGTGGATGATTACACGATTGAATTGCAGCTCTCACAACCTTATCAGCCGCTCATGGATGGATTGGCCCAGGTTTACTTGGGTATTGCCAGCCCTGCGGCGCTCGCAACAGTGAATGCACTGCCCGGCGGCGAGGAATACAATCGTCTGTTGTACCAGTACCATCAGATTGGTACAGGCCCATTCCGATTTGTGGAGTATATCCCCGGTGATCATATCACGATTGAGCGATACGAAGATTATGCATGGGGACCCAGCTTTTACGAAATGCCGGAAGAAAACGCCGTCGATATTATCGAATATCGTTTTTTTGAAGACCCACCAACGCGCTCTGTTGCACTTGAATCCGGCGATGCGGATATTATGGGTGAGTTACTACCAACAGACGCACGTGGCTTTGCGAACAGCGACGCCGTTCAACTAGACCCTGTTGCAGTGCCAGGGCAACCTCTGCAATTCTACATGAATACTCAAGTCGCACCGACGGATGACCTGGCCGTACGACAGGCCCTTCTGTACGCTACCAACCGGAGCGGTATCATAGAATCCGTTTTCCAGGGCTTTTCGCCTGTTGCCTGGGGTCCCGTTTCTGCAAATAGCCTTTACTATAATGCCGGGGTGCGCGGTGTATATGATTACAATCCAGCGCAAGCAACTCAACTACTCACATCAAGTGGCTATGCAGATAGCGATGGAGATGGCATCCTAGAACGCGATGGGGAGCCATTACAAATCACTGTTATACAGCCACCCTGGGGCCACGTGCCGGAGGTTATGCAACTCTTACGTGATCAATGGGCTGCTGTCGGCATCCAGACTGTGATTGAGCCTGTTCCAGGTTATACGGGCTTAGATGAAGCTGTCTCAGAAGGCAATTATAATCTCGTCTCATTTGATACCTTCGGCCTTGAGCCATCCTATTTGCTGGATCGATTCTTGGGCACCAGCGAGCTGAATTGGACAGGCTATTCCGATTCCAACCTGGATTCTGCGTTATTACAAGCCGTGCAATCGACTGACGCGGAAGATCGTCGGATTCAATATGGCACGGCGCAAGCCATCATCATGCAGCAAGCGCTCATTTTGCCTATCCGCGATTACGTCAACCTCAATGCACATCGCTCTCAGGTAAGCGGGCTGATGTTTGACCCATATGGTTGGTTCCCTCTTATGAACAATGTTGCCATTGTCCCATCGGAATAA
- a CDS encoding ABC transporter permease, whose product MPNTEHILGTDYLGRDVWSRLLYGGRYTLGGAFISTLLAVVTGSTLGLISVSSNSYFNQAILAVIHAVLAIPGLLLALTVLTLMGQGSLALYFAVGIAQVAPIALVVRSASQQIGVTDYVLAAHAMGSTRTAVLRRHILRGIWSVLRAYGLVVFSYAIMNGAALSFLGFGDPGQPDWGIMLSEGRNSFRVASWPAIAPGLAIVVTLMLMNRLADRLPR is encoded by the coding sequence ATGCCCAATACAGAACACATCCTAGGCACAGATTATCTGGGGCGAGATGTGTGGTCCCGTCTGTTGTATGGAGGGCGGTATACGCTAGGGGGGGCGTTTATCAGCACGTTGCTCGCTGTGGTTACTGGCAGTACATTGGGCCTTATCAGCGTGAGTTCAAACAGTTATTTCAATCAGGCTATTTTGGCTGTGATACATGCTGTGCTAGCGATACCCGGTTTATTACTTGCTTTAACCGTTCTGACACTCATGGGGCAGGGGAGCTTAGCCCTGTATTTTGCTGTAGGCATTGCCCAAGTTGCCCCAATTGCGCTGGTTGTACGCAGTGCTTCACAGCAAATAGGGGTTACAGACTACGTTCTTGCTGCCCATGCGATGGGCAGCACAAGGACAGCTGTCCTCCGGCGACACATTCTCCGTGGCATATGGTCCGTGCTGCGTGCCTATGGTCTGGTGGTATTTAGTTATGCCATCATGAATGGAGCCGCCCTTAGCTTCTTAGGATTTGGTGATCCTGGTCAGCCAGATTGGGGCATCATGCTATCTGAAGGACGGAACAGCTTTAGAGTGGCTAGCTGGCCCGCCATTGCCCCTGGCCTCGCTATTGTCGTCACTTTGATGTTGATGAATCGTTTAGCGGACCGCCTGCCCAGATAA
- a CDS encoding S1 family peptidase gives MSYLRKCQFYWTAFVFLLLSTFYVESQDNLSPDLDIDRLKRATVFIMQVESQNLTTTCVGTGTLVRYDGLILTNAFHTVQSDQCPGDILFVALTLDSDEPPVPKYRAEVVQANVGLDIALLRITQDFDGRELEEDSLPILPFVQLADDTVDIIDQTVTVLGYPDIGNSVVQAQRGSITSYIAEPSGGEASWMKIRTLDASPIPGTMTGGAAYTRAGNLIGILTSAPTSQNQATSECVTIEDTNLDGFINSNDRCIPVGEAISVLRSVTLARPLVQAASLGLQINLLTSPIYRVESVSSPTISNPFFAPAIDNNQPTTVLRSAPAGTDSLYLFFDYRNMTPETVYEVRVTVDGIPNQALSLPPVRWSGGTNGLWYVGATNQTRPNGRYEYRVFVDGVEAAASAINVGGVAEDAPFFGNITFGLLNQSGDLSGSGYVLPTGNTATARFIHRNMVPGVTNWTSIWSFNGERIEGSRTSGTWENTGELNTGITSLQPAGGLSPGNYRLELFIDNSLAALGDVTVAGSQSGPLARVFTNVEFRRANSLVAEPSENTGTNFPDGAYTLYAYFDWEQIEPGTLWTLQWSVDNEVFYRQTIPWSSSLSGSDFTMQLTAPGGLPDGTYSVDLLINDIVLAQGEVSIGIGQLPIDRLNQAEGVRLGGQIIDLETNKGIEAASIFIISDQFAVEDFVNVETGWNESQLYAVATTDRDGYFEVDRPLQFDTPYSVLIEVEGYLPVSVDGYEVTRERLQQEGGNPLEILIPLTRD, from the coding sequence ATGTCTTACTTGCGCAAATGCCAATTCTACTGGACAGCTTTTGTGTTCTTGTTATTGAGCACGTTTTATGTCGAAAGTCAGGATAACTTGTCACCTGATCTCGACATTGACCGCCTTAAACGGGCGACGGTGTTCATCATGCAAGTAGAAAGTCAAAATCTAACGACGACTTGCGTCGGAACAGGGACGCTGGTTCGTTATGATGGCTTAATTTTGACCAATGCATTCCATACTGTACAGAGCGATCAGTGTCCTGGCGATATTCTATTTGTTGCTCTGACGCTAGATTCCGATGAACCCCCTGTACCCAAGTACCGTGCAGAAGTGGTCCAGGCAAACGTTGGTCTTGATATTGCCTTGTTGCGCATCACCCAGGATTTTGATGGGCGTGAGTTAGAAGAAGATAGCTTACCGATCTTACCGTTTGTGCAACTGGCTGATGACACGGTCGATATTATTGATCAAACAGTGACTGTATTGGGCTATCCAGATATTGGCAACTCGGTCGTCCAGGCCCAGAGAGGCTCAATCACCTCTTATATCGCTGAGCCAAGCGGTGGTGAGGCATCCTGGATGAAAATCAGAACACTGGATGCCTCACCTATTCCTGGTACCATGACAGGCGGTGCAGCTTATACACGTGCGGGCAACCTGATTGGTATCCTCACGTCTGCGCCAACATCCCAGAATCAGGCAACGAGTGAATGCGTCACCATTGAAGATACCAATCTGGACGGCTTCATCAACAGCAATGATCGCTGTATCCCTGTTGGAGAGGCCATCAGCGTACTGCGTTCGGTGACGCTGGCGAGGCCTCTGGTACAGGCAGCTTCATTAGGGTTACAGATAAACTTACTGACCTCCCCTATTTACCGTGTGGAAAGCGTCAGTTCGCCAACAATTAGCAATCCGTTCTTTGCCCCAGCGATCGATAATAATCAACCAACGACAGTGCTCCGTTCTGCACCTGCCGGGACCGATAGCTTGTATCTCTTTTTCGACTATCGAAACATGACCCCAGAAACAGTTTATGAAGTGCGTGTGACCGTTGATGGCATCCCGAATCAGGCGTTGAGCTTACCCCCTGTGCGCTGGAGTGGTGGCACAAATGGGTTGTGGTACGTTGGTGCAACGAATCAGACACGCCCAAATGGCCGATATGAATATCGTGTTTTTGTAGATGGCGTAGAAGCGGCAGCATCAGCCATTAACGTCGGTGGTGTTGCAGAAGACGCGCCATTTTTCGGCAATATCACCTTTGGCTTGCTCAATCAATCAGGCGACTTAAGCGGCTCTGGCTATGTGCTGCCGACGGGAAATACCGCAACAGCTCGCTTTATTCATCGCAACATGGTCCCAGGCGTTACAAACTGGACGTCAATCTGGTCCTTTAATGGTGAACGTATCGAAGGCTCACGTACATCCGGCACATGGGAAAATACAGGTGAGTTGAATACGGGCATTACCAGCTTGCAGCCTGCCGGCGGTCTATCACCGGGGAATTATCGTTTGGAGCTGTTTATTGATAATTCCCTGGCTGCTCTAGGCGATGTTACAGTAGCAGGCTCACAATCTGGCCCATTGGCTCGTGTGTTTACCAATGTGGAGTTCAGACGTGCTAACAGCCTTGTAGCGGAGCCTAGTGAGAATACAGGAACGAACTTCCCTGACGGTGCTTATACGCTTTATGCTTATTTTGACTGGGAGCAGATCGAACCGGGGACGTTGTGGACACTTCAGTGGTCTGTGGATAATGAGGTTTTCTACCGTCAAACAATCCCCTGGAGCAGTTCGCTCAGCGGCAGTGATTTTACGATGCAGCTAACAGCGCCCGGCGGCTTGCCAGATGGCACTTATAGTGTGGACTTGCTCATCAATGATATTGTCCTGGCACAGGGTGAAGTTAGCATTGGTATTGGGCAGTTACCCATTGATCGGCTGAATCAGGCCGAGGGTGTGCGCCTGGGCGGCCAAATCATCGACCTGGAGACCAACAAGGGCATTGAGGCAGCTAGTATCTTCATCATTAGCGATCAATTCGCTGTTGAAGATTTCGTCAATGTCGAAACAGGTTGGAATGAAAGCCAGCTTTATGCCGTCGCCACAACAGACCGAGATGGCTATTTTGAGGTTGACCGCCCTCTTCAGTTTGATACGCCTTATAGTGTATTGATTGAAGTCGAGGGGTATCTCCCCGTCAGTGTTGATGGTTATGAAGTGACCCGTGAACGCCTGCAACAAGAAGGCGGTAACCCGCTTGAAATTCTGATACCTTTAACTCGTGACTGA
- a CDS encoding decaprenyl-phosphate phosphoribosyltransferase, which produces MQALSGLIRTMRPRQWTKNILFVFPALIFDGQLFELTPFLRVTFAALLLILASGSVYIMNDLVDIEKDRAHPRKKNRPLPSGQLPVPLAIGTAITLPIITVLIAFAWEPNLAAVLITYLIVQVAYSFYLKNVVILDVLTVTAGFMLRVIAGVVVIDVANFSPWLYACSGLLALFLIVGKRRQEYVQLGEHALNTRPIFKNYNLPLLDDMLRMVMTSTFITYVLYTIETDTVKMLDVNLTLLTVPFVIYGLFYYMYLIHVKGEGGAPDEVLLTDRNLQIDIALWGLTFVFLIYLLPAIINQP; this is translated from the coding sequence GTGCAAGCACTCTCTGGTCTCATCCGCACGATGCGACCCAGGCAATGGACCAAAAATATCCTTTTTGTCTTTCCGGCGCTCATATTTGATGGACAACTTTTTGAGCTAACGCCCTTTTTGCGGGTCACTTTTGCGGCGTTGTTACTCATTCTGGCATCTGGTTCTGTCTATATCATGAATGACCTGGTCGACATTGAAAAAGACCGGGCACATCCACGCAAAAAGAACCGGCCCCTACCGTCCGGCCAGCTCCCTGTACCGCTGGCAATTGGCACAGCGATCACGCTGCCAATCATTACGGTCTTGATAGCTTTTGCATGGGAACCGAACCTCGCCGCTGTTCTAATCACTTATCTCATCGTCCAGGTGGCTTACTCCTTCTATCTTAAAAATGTGGTTATTCTGGATGTGCTCACAGTCACAGCTGGCTTTATGCTGCGCGTGATTGCGGGCGTGGTGGTGATTGATGTGGCGAACTTTTCGCCCTGGCTTTATGCATGTTCTGGATTATTAGCCCTGTTCCTGATCGTTGGCAAGCGACGTCAGGAGTATGTGCAATTAGGCGAACATGCACTCAACACACGCCCTATATTTAAAAATTACAACCTTCCCTTGCTTGACGATATGCTGCGCATGGTGATGACCTCAACATTCATCACGTATGTGCTCTATACCATTGAAACGGATACCGTCAAGATGTTAGACGTCAATTTAACCCTGCTGACCGTACCCTTTGTGATTTATGGGCTGTTTTACTATATGTATCTCATTCATGTTAAAGGTGAAGGCGGCGCACCCGATGAGGTCCTGTTGACAGATCGCAACCTGCAAATTGATATTGCGCTCTGGGGGCTGACATTTGTATTTTTGATTTATTTACTCCCGGCAATCATTAATCAGCCATGA